The following proteins are encoded in a genomic region of Mycobacterium kiyosense:
- a CDS encoding 2-hydroxycyclohexane-1-carbonyl-CoA dehydrogenase produces MATVTTNVHDREQSMDLGLAGARVVVTGGASNIGRGIVHVFAAEGARVVINDIDEPQAKRVRDEALARGAAAAEVAIADLTTQRGADIAVGTALDTWGGIDVLVNNAGWSGQQFFATDTNRDNWQRTIETNLFTAIGTTQAAIGPMKEAGGGAIAFIASDAAFGQIRTGVYGASKAAMIGLARTVAREHGRHGIRSNVICPGLVIPESPEAVGESSLWATGQDSVFNADQIDYMVKGTPLRRLTTAEDIGQATAWFCSPTAARQVTGQLISVSGGYTMP; encoded by the coding sequence ATGGCGACGGTCACAACAAACGTCCACGACAGGGAGCAGAGCATGGACCTTGGGCTAGCTGGGGCGCGAGTGGTGGTCACCGGAGGCGCCTCGAACATCGGGCGCGGCATCGTCCACGTGTTCGCCGCGGAGGGTGCCCGTGTTGTCATCAACGACATCGACGAGCCCCAGGCCAAACGGGTTCGCGACGAAGCCCTGGCCAGGGGTGCGGCCGCCGCCGAAGTCGCGATCGCCGACCTGACCACCCAACGCGGAGCCGACATCGCGGTCGGCACCGCCCTGGACACCTGGGGCGGCATCGATGTGCTGGTCAACAATGCGGGCTGGAGCGGTCAGCAATTCTTCGCCACAGACACCAACCGTGACAATTGGCAACGCACCATCGAAACCAACCTGTTCACCGCCATCGGCACCACCCAGGCGGCGATCGGTCCGATGAAGGAGGCCGGCGGCGGCGCCATCGCGTTCATCGCCAGCGACGCGGCATTCGGTCAGATCCGCACCGGTGTCTATGGGGCGTCAAAGGCCGCGATGATTGGCCTGGCCCGCACCGTCGCGCGTGAACACGGCCGGCACGGCATCAGGTCCAACGTCATCTGTCCTGGCTTGGTGATCCCGGAGAGCCCCGAAGCCGTGGGCGAATCGAGCCTGTGGGCCACTGGCCAGGACAGTGTGTTCAACGCCGACCAGATCGACTACATGGTCAAGGGGACACCGCTGCGCCGCCTGACCACCGCGGAGGACATCGGCCAGGCCACCGCATGGTTCTGCTCGCCGACGGCGGCTCGGCAGGTGACCGGACAGCTGATCTCGGTCAGCGGCGGCTACACGATGCCCTAG
- a CDS encoding enoyl-CoA hydratase — MSTPVVLVEDRGAVRIVTLNRPDKRNAIDIPVRLELAAAIEGAGADDSVRAIVLTGAGAAFCSGGDITSMERMSPERAMERTQLAQRVIRAIWNAGKPVLAAVEGSAYGAGAALAAACDRVIAASDARFATTFTNVGLAGDMGTFASLPARVGIARARQMLMMATPVDAASALTIGLVDALADPGQALSTALADAERLAAGPTRAYGVIKTLLSAGSALNPFDLLEIEAEHQAQLFDSDDFAEGIAAFREKRRPQFGAAPR, encoded by the coding sequence ATGAGCACGCCTGTCGTCCTCGTCGAGGACCGCGGCGCGGTGCGGATCGTCACGCTGAACCGCCCCGACAAGCGCAACGCGATCGACATCCCCGTCCGGCTCGAGCTTGCCGCGGCGATCGAGGGTGCCGGGGCCGACGACTCCGTCCGAGCCATAGTTTTGACCGGCGCCGGCGCGGCGTTCTGCTCAGGTGGCGATATCACCTCGATGGAACGGATGTCGCCCGAGCGTGCGATGGAGCGAACACAGTTGGCGCAGCGAGTGATTCGCGCTATTTGGAACGCGGGCAAGCCGGTGCTCGCCGCGGTGGAGGGCAGCGCCTACGGCGCGGGTGCGGCGCTGGCCGCCGCATGCGATCGCGTGATCGCGGCCAGCGACGCACGGTTTGCGACCACGTTCACCAATGTCGGACTGGCCGGTGACATGGGCACCTTCGCGTCCTTGCCGGCGCGGGTCGGCATCGCCCGCGCACGCCAGATGTTGATGATGGCGACGCCCGTGGACGCGGCCTCGGCCCTGACGATCGGGCTGGTGGATGCGCTGGCCGACCCCGGTCAGGCACTGTCGACCGCGCTGGCGGACGCCGAGCGACTCGCTGCCGGCCCGACCCGGGCATACGGGGTCATCAAGACGCTGCTGTCCGCCGGATCGGCGCTCAACCCGTTCGATCTGCTCGAGATCGAAGCCGAGCACCAGGCCCAGCTCTTCGACAGCGATGACTTCGCGGAGGGAATTGCGGCATTCCGCGAAAAGCGCCGCCCCCAGTTCGGGGCGGCGCCGAGATGA
- the paaG_3 gene encoding enoyl-CoA hydratase — translation MNTSLETLSVSSGGDGVWEISLTRPKLLNRFDNRAQIELAAALEELAKDESVRAVVLGSTGKAFSAGGDFALMRAAHDDDEARRETVEAGRRLLQSFLDLPQPIVAAVQGPAIGLGATVALMCDVVVAARSAKLADTHVKVGLVAGDGGCLVWPQAAGMLRARRHLLTGDALDAPTAYQLGIVTDLVDDPDEALPFAREIARRIAGLAPLAVQGTKRALNRVTSLRAAEVVDLAFELEEGTLTSADLLEGIAAFQEGRAANFVGR, via the coding sequence ATGAACACCAGCCTGGAAACGCTGTCCGTGAGTTCGGGCGGCGACGGCGTCTGGGAGATATCGCTGACTCGTCCAAAGCTGTTGAATCGGTTCGACAATCGGGCGCAGATTGAACTCGCGGCTGCACTCGAGGAACTCGCCAAAGACGAAAGTGTGCGCGCTGTCGTGCTGGGCTCGACCGGCAAGGCGTTCTCCGCCGGCGGCGACTTCGCCTTGATGCGAGCGGCGCACGACGACGACGAGGCACGGCGCGAAACTGTCGAGGCGGGGCGGCGGCTGCTGCAGTCCTTCCTTGATCTGCCCCAGCCCATCGTCGCGGCCGTGCAGGGACCAGCGATCGGCCTGGGCGCAACCGTGGCACTGATGTGCGATGTGGTGGTTGCGGCACGGAGTGCGAAGCTGGCCGACACGCATGTGAAGGTCGGGCTCGTCGCCGGTGACGGCGGCTGCCTGGTATGGCCGCAGGCCGCGGGGATGCTGCGCGCCCGCCGTCACCTGCTCACCGGAGACGCACTCGACGCACCTACGGCCTATCAGCTCGGCATTGTCACCGACCTAGTCGACGACCCCGACGAGGCACTGCCTTTCGCTCGCGAAATCGCCAGGCGCATCGCGGGTCTGGCGCCGCTGGCGGTGCAGGGCACCAAGCGTGCGCTGAATCGTGTCACGTCGCTTCGAGCCGCCGAAGTCGTCGATCTGGCTTTCGAGCTGGAAGAGGGCACCTTGACCAGTGCCGATCTGCTGGAGGGAATCGCTGCCTTCCAGGAAGGCCGCGCCGCCAACTTCGTCGGCCGATGA
- a CDS encoding enoyl-CoA hydratase, translated as MSNAETKAPVALEISAGIARLRLNRPEASNGMNVEFLKALHEAALACHADPAVRVVLLTGEGRNFCAGGDIHTFESKGADLPDYLREATAWLQLATAALIQLRAPVVTAVQGFAAGGGGLGLVCASDIVVAARSAKFFSGAVRVGMAPDGGSSVTLAQLVGLRQALRILLTNPTLTATEALEIGLVTEVVEDAELLGRAGQIATELAAMPARALSATKRLVWSGLGASVEERLAEEARTVSELSGTADALEGLRAVIERRKPNFTGQ; from the coding sequence ATGAGCAATGCGGAGACCAAAGCCCCGGTCGCCCTTGAGATCTCGGCCGGCATCGCCCGGTTGCGGCTGAACCGGCCCGAGGCGTCCAACGGGATGAACGTCGAGTTCCTCAAGGCGCTGCATGAGGCGGCCCTGGCCTGCCATGCGGATCCCGCCGTGCGCGTGGTGTTACTCACCGGTGAAGGCCGGAACTTCTGCGCGGGCGGCGACATTCACACGTTCGAATCCAAGGGGGCCGACCTCCCCGACTATCTGCGCGAGGCCACGGCCTGGTTGCAATTGGCGACGGCCGCGTTGATCCAGTTGCGCGCGCCGGTGGTGACCGCGGTGCAGGGCTTTGCCGCCGGTGGCGGTGGGTTGGGACTGGTCTGTGCCTCCGACATCGTCGTCGCGGCACGGTCGGCAAAGTTTTTTTCCGGCGCGGTTCGGGTCGGCATGGCGCCCGATGGTGGCTCGTCGGTCACGCTGGCCCAATTGGTGGGGTTGCGACAAGCATTGCGGATTCTGCTGACCAATCCGACGCTGACCGCAACCGAAGCACTAGAGATCGGATTGGTGACCGAGGTCGTCGAGGATGCTGAACTGCTCGGTCGCGCAGGGCAAATCGCCACCGAGCTGGCCGCGATGCCGGCCCGCGCGCTGTCAGCCACCAAGCGGCTGGTCTGGAGCGGACTGGGAGCATCGGTCGAAGAACGATTGGCCGAGGAAGCGCGAACCGTCTCCGAGTTGTCCGGAACCGCCGACGCGCTCGAGGGCCTGCGGGCAGTCATCGAACGACGCAAACCAAACTTCACCGGGCAATGA
- a CDS encoding acyl-CoA dehydrogenase, with translation MSTQQTRSIFTPEQVQFRLRVRKFLDEHVVPEYPAWLADGKPSRQFWRGAAEVGILGIGVPENSCGLAGSDYRHSVVVTEEIQALGLAIGGLRVQTDICLPYLLHHGSAEQRATWLPRMVAGEVVAALGLSEPGAGSDLKAMSTRARRDGDHYVVNGAKTFISNGAAADLVILAVKTDPEAGRRGISLLLVDTSTPGFARGRKLDKLGLRAQDLAEISFTDMRIPVANLLGVENEGFTYLTSNLAQERLSIAVNSQAAAVAALSWALEDHQDGQVGQEVKFTLSQCAAEVAAGQALIDQALLRHVEGRLSGSDAAIAKLYCTELQGRVVDRCLSLSNPSVALRGDSRLGNAYLDGRVSRIYGGSSEIMKVIIGQGLGL, from the coding sequence GTGAGCACCCAGCAGACCCGGTCGATTTTCACCCCGGAGCAGGTGCAGTTCCGCCTGCGGGTGCGTAAGTTCCTCGATGAGCACGTCGTACCGGAGTATCCGGCGTGGTTGGCCGACGGCAAGCCGTCGCGGCAATTCTGGCGCGGCGCGGCCGAGGTCGGCATCTTGGGCATCGGGGTGCCCGAGAACAGCTGTGGCCTGGCGGGCTCGGACTATCGACACAGCGTTGTCGTCACCGAGGAGATTCAGGCGCTGGGCCTGGCCATCGGGGGTTTGCGCGTGCAAACCGATATCTGTCTGCCCTATCTGCTGCACCACGGGTCCGCCGAACAACGCGCCACCTGGCTACCCCGAATGGTGGCCGGTGAGGTGGTGGCCGCGCTGGGACTGTCCGAGCCTGGCGCCGGCTCCGACCTCAAGGCGATGTCGACGCGGGCTCGCCGGGACGGGGATCACTATGTGGTGAACGGCGCCAAGACGTTCATCTCCAACGGTGCGGCCGCTGACCTGGTGATCCTGGCGGTCAAGACCGACCCGGAGGCGGGTCGGCGGGGCATCAGCCTGCTACTGGTGGACACCTCGACGCCGGGCTTCGCGCGCGGGCGCAAGCTGGACAAGCTGGGTCTTCGTGCGCAGGATCTGGCCGAGATCTCGTTCACCGACATGCGGATTCCGGTCGCAAACCTCCTGGGTGTGGAGAACGAAGGATTCACCTACCTGACGTCGAACCTCGCCCAGGAGCGGTTGTCGATCGCGGTGAACTCGCAGGCCGCGGCCGTCGCGGCGCTTTCCTGGGCCCTTGAAGACCACCAGGATGGCCAGGTGGGCCAGGAGGTCAAATTCACGCTGTCCCAGTGCGCGGCCGAGGTAGCCGCAGGTCAGGCGCTCATCGACCAGGCGTTACTGCGTCACGTCGAAGGTCGGCTGAGCGGCAGCGATGCCGCGATCGCCAAGCTGTACTGCACCGAGCTGCAGGGCCGGGTGGTCGACCGCTGCCTATCGCTGTCGAACCCGTCGGTTGCGCTGCGCGGTGACTCCCGGTTGGGTAACGCCTACCTCGACGGCCGAGTAAGCCGGATTTACGGCGGATCCAGCGAAATCATGAAGGTAATCATCGGCCAGGGCCTGGGCTTGTGA
- the cyp125_2 gene encoding steroid C26-monooxygenase: MTTAKPDIRVLDADTYANGDPTTFGLPLEQYAYLRDEAPCHLHEFDDPMLIDRAWIVSRNADIWAVDRNSELYAADRGGVNMWKVTPLDPKVGGKPAMLTMDGPKHRTQRGVMSKAFTPGMVKKLEDKFREYAVNIVDAALEKGSFNFVTDIGHAMPMEALGDVLGVPNGDREKFFAWVDTFAAPFDTRITPSFEYVMQAIFDLLGYAVELGELKRREPGEDVITQLVQAGAEVISEDELMGNVALLASGAAESTRTALSHGMHELMRNPEQMAWLRAHVDDIPNTAIQEIVRIATPFTHLVRTATADHELHGQQIKEGDVVLMLFAAGNFDERAFDNPHVFDLSREKNPHVSFGRGPHQCLGKHVAGLEMKILLEELLRRTKDITPAGDISYIRDAYSRGVYQLPVTVTPA; encoded by the coding sequence ATGACGACGGCAAAGCCCGACATCCGCGTTTTGGACGCCGATACCTACGCCAACGGCGACCCGACGACCTTCGGGCTACCGCTGGAGCAGTATGCGTACCTGCGTGACGAGGCCCCCTGTCACCTGCACGAATTCGACGACCCGATGCTCATCGACCGGGCCTGGATCGTCAGCCGAAACGCGGACATCTGGGCCGTCGACCGTAATTCCGAGCTCTACGCCGCCGACCGTGGCGGGGTGAACATGTGGAAGGTGACCCCGCTGGACCCCAAAGTGGGCGGCAAACCGGCCATGCTGACCATGGACGGCCCGAAGCACCGCACTCAGCGCGGGGTGATGAGCAAGGCGTTCACGCCGGGCATGGTCAAAAAACTCGAGGACAAATTCCGCGAGTACGCCGTCAACATCGTCGACGCCGCGCTGGAGAAGGGCTCGTTCAACTTCGTGACCGACATCGGCCACGCCATGCCGATGGAGGCGCTCGGCGACGTGCTGGGCGTACCCAACGGTGACCGGGAGAAGTTCTTCGCCTGGGTTGACACCTTCGCCGCGCCATTCGACACCCGCATCACCCCCTCGTTCGAATACGTCATGCAGGCCATCTTCGACCTGCTCGGTTACGCGGTCGAACTGGGTGAGCTCAAGCGCCGCGAACCCGGCGAGGACGTGATCACCCAGCTGGTCCAGGCCGGTGCGGAGGTCATCTCCGAAGACGAACTGATGGGCAACGTGGCGTTGCTGGCATCCGGTGCCGCCGAGAGCACCCGTACCGCGCTGAGTCACGGTATGCACGAGCTGATGCGCAACCCCGAGCAGATGGCCTGGCTGCGCGCGCACGTCGACGACATCCCGAACACCGCCATCCAGGAGATCGTGCGCATCGCCACCCCGTTCACGCACCTGGTGCGTACGGCCACCGCGGACCACGAACTGCACGGCCAGCAGATCAAAGAGGGCGATGTGGTGCTGATGCTGTTCGCCGCAGGCAACTTCGACGAGCGCGCGTTCGACAATCCCCATGTCTTCGACCTGTCCCGGGAGAAGAATCCGCACGTCAGCTTCGGCCGCGGCCCGCACCAGTGCCTAGGCAAGCACGTCGCGGGCCTGGAGATGAAGATCCTGCTCGAAGAACTGCTGCGACGCACCAAGGACATCACCCCCGCCGGGGATATCAGCTATATCCGCGACGCGTATTCGCGGGGCGTGTACCAGCTTCCCGTCACCGTCACACCCGCCTGA
- a CDS encoding acyl-CoA dehydrogenase, whose translation MDAVGLTEEQRDFAIAVRDFCRKECGTREQRDALTDNGAEQHHPGLYQKLAATGYLGVSIPEEYGGSGGGLTEQVILFEQLWRGLAPVHGAGTSHTVAGIYKRFATEEQKQAALGAICSGKVMSISISEPGAGSDAAAVSCKAEKVDGGWRVHGQKTWCSDAQFATTILVVVRSSRGVRPHDGLTLLEVPTDAAGLEIRPISTMGGSEVNDLFFTDVFVPESAVVGTEGNAWKQIMAGLNGERLVCAAQGLGMAQRAFDDLLAYVGEREQFGAPIGSFQALRHRIADLAIEIESARALTYATVHHIEHQIGTPEEWVRATSMSKVKVTETAKKVALEGVQMMGGYGYSTEFDMQRHLRLSIAPTIYAGTNEIQRDIISSTFGLRPAR comes from the coding sequence ATGGATGCGGTGGGGCTCACCGAGGAACAACGGGATTTCGCCATTGCCGTGCGCGATTTCTGTCGCAAGGAATGCGGCACGCGCGAGCAACGCGACGCGTTGACCGACAACGGTGCCGAACAGCACCATCCCGGCCTGTACCAAAAATTGGCAGCGACAGGATATCTCGGCGTTTCGATACCCGAAGAATACGGCGGCAGCGGCGGTGGACTCACCGAGCAGGTCATCTTGTTCGAGCAGCTGTGGCGGGGGTTGGCCCCCGTCCACGGAGCCGGCACCTCCCATACCGTCGCCGGCATTTACAAGAGGTTTGCGACCGAGGAGCAGAAGCAGGCGGCGCTCGGGGCGATCTGCTCGGGCAAAGTGATGTCGATCAGCATCTCCGAACCCGGCGCCGGCTCGGATGCGGCCGCCGTCAGCTGCAAGGCCGAAAAGGTCGACGGCGGCTGGCGCGTACACGGACAGAAAACCTGGTGCTCGGATGCCCAATTCGCAACCACGATCCTGGTGGTGGTGCGCAGCTCGCGAGGCGTTCGGCCGCACGACGGTCTCACACTGCTCGAGGTGCCCACCGACGCAGCAGGCCTGGAGATCCGTCCGATCTCGACGATGGGCGGCAGCGAGGTCAACGACCTGTTCTTCACCGATGTCTTCGTTCCCGAATCGGCCGTGGTGGGCACCGAGGGTAACGCCTGGAAGCAGATAATGGCCGGGCTCAACGGCGAGCGACTGGTTTGCGCGGCGCAGGGCCTGGGCATGGCGCAGCGCGCCTTCGACGACCTGTTGGCCTACGTCGGCGAGCGCGAACAGTTCGGCGCCCCGATCGGATCCTTCCAGGCGCTGCGGCATCGCATCGCCGACCTGGCCATCGAGATCGAATCCGCGCGAGCCCTGACCTACGCCACCGTGCACCACATCGAGCACCAGATCGGTACACCCGAGGAATGGGTTCGCGCCACGTCGATGTCGAAGGTTAAAGTGACCGAGACCGCGAAAAAGGTTGCACTGGAAGGCGTTCAGATGATGGGCGGCTACGGCTACAGCACCGAGTTCGACATGCAGAGGCACCTGCGGCTCAGCATCGCGCCCACCATCTACGCGGGGACGAACGAAATCCAGCGCGACATCATCTCGTCCACCTTCGGGTTGCGTCCAGCGCGCTGA
- a CDS encoding TetR family transcriptional regulator, protein MTPDEKILAAAEKLFFERSFDGVGVDEIGKAAGTTGSAIYRHFPSKDAILAALFDKTLDTILVRLGEPEEDPVTELNKLVRAFVGLAKSHERLVSIWLRDQRSLAERYRREHDRRHRRINQRWIDCLQRCYPDRSTDEIITATRGVELLLLSGAMRPPGGRRAKQAEELLTQMALASVTALELEGATKR, encoded by the coding sequence GTGACGCCCGACGAAAAGATCCTGGCTGCGGCCGAGAAGTTGTTCTTCGAGCGCAGTTTCGACGGTGTCGGCGTGGACGAGATCGGCAAGGCCGCCGGCACCACCGGCTCCGCCATCTATCGCCACTTTCCCAGCAAAGACGCAATCTTGGCGGCCCTGTTCGACAAGACCCTGGACACCATTCTGGTTCGTCTCGGGGAACCCGAAGAGGATCCCGTCACCGAGCTGAACAAACTCGTGCGCGCGTTTGTGGGTCTGGCCAAGAGTCACGAGCGATTGGTGTCGATTTGGCTGCGCGATCAGCGTTCCCTCGCCGAGCGCTACCGCCGCGAGCACGACCGTAGGCATCGCCGCATCAATCAACGGTGGATCGATTGCCTGCAGCGCTGCTATCCCGACCGTTCGACCGACGAGATCATCACTGCCACAAGGGGTGTGGAGTTGTTGCTGCTGTCCGGGGCGATGCGCCCACCGGGCGGCCGTCGGGCCAAGCAAGCCGAAGAACTGTTGACCCAGATGGCATTGGCATCCGTGACGGCGCTGGAGTTGGAGGGGGCAACTAAGCGGTGA
- a CDS encoding ferredoxin: MKIIVDNDRCELHGECVMAAPEVFDIEDDKEWVTVLDANPGEHLRSAVEEAAMMCPVAAIRIED; encoded by the coding sequence ATGAAGATCATCGTTGACAATGACCGCTGCGAGCTGCACGGGGAATGCGTGATGGCCGCGCCCGAGGTGTTCGACATCGAAGACGACAAAGAGTGGGTGACGGTGCTCGATGCCAATCCCGGCGAGCATCTGCGGTCAGCGGTCGAGGAAGCCGCGATGATGTGTCCGGTCGCCGCAATCCGAATTGAGGACTGA
- a CDS encoding enoyl-CoA hydratase: MTLVVREVVDRVAVITLNRPEQMNALTVALSGELERAVRELGNDPEVNVILIRGSEGNFCAGGDFNEVESLRAEGPDALRTLFVAFRRACDAIAEIEVPVVAAVQGVAMAGGFELMQASDIVLVSDDARIADNHVRFGMIPGGGSTQRLSRLVGRQEALGLLLSGDRISGVEAVRRGLAYRSFARAEFSDGVRGFVMDLAGRQREAVVRIKRLVYEGLRVPLASGLEREIDFVVDHICGHSGHNGVSAFRQRGAR, from the coding sequence ATGACACTGGTGGTGCGCGAGGTCGTCGATCGGGTAGCGGTGATCACCCTCAACCGGCCCGAGCAGATGAACGCGCTTACCGTCGCGCTGAGCGGCGAATTGGAGCGGGCGGTCCGGGAGCTGGGTAACGACCCCGAGGTGAACGTCATCCTCATCCGGGGTTCGGAGGGAAACTTCTGTGCGGGCGGCGATTTCAACGAAGTCGAGTCCCTGCGAGCTGAAGGCCCGGACGCGTTGCGCACCCTGTTCGTGGCATTTCGTCGTGCGTGCGACGCCATTGCCGAGATCGAGGTCCCGGTTGTCGCCGCAGTGCAGGGCGTCGCCATGGCGGGCGGTTTCGAACTGATGCAGGCCAGCGACATCGTGCTGGTCAGCGACGACGCCAGGATCGCCGACAACCACGTCAGATTCGGAATGATCCCGGGCGGGGGAAGTACCCAGCGGCTGAGCCGGCTGGTGGGCCGTCAGGAGGCGCTGGGGCTGTTGTTGTCCGGCGACCGGATCTCCGGCGTCGAGGCGGTGCGCCGCGGTCTGGCGTATCGCAGCTTTGCGCGGGCCGAGTTCAGCGACGGTGTCCGTGGGTTCGTCATGGATCTGGCCGGGCGGCAGCGCGAGGCTGTGGTCAGGATCAAGCGCCTCGTGTACGAGGGTCTGCGGGTCCCGCTGGCCAGCGGGCTGGAACGCGAAATCGACTTCGTAGTGGACCACATCTGCGGGCACTCCGGACACAACGGTGTATCCGCCTTTCGACAGCGAGGAGCCCGCTAG
- the fadD35_2 gene encoding AMP-binding protein — protein MTAKLRSRLELSYLPADSSTKLEDHTVGALLAERAQTHGDVAALVGSAHDDGATVRLTYRELFDEACRVATALACCTAPGDYVALWAPNVVEWPVIQYGAALAGVVLVALNPALRPAELEYALRHSQAKVLIHADRSRNYDTAAAVGEIDTDSLGVRTISLSARAEWRSDDVDPDVIARAPTDPDQPVMLQYTSGTTGTPKGVLLRHRSLVNVAKLTLEAAGITAGAVTVNPLPMFHTAACVVGTLGPLWIGGTEILLSRFEPAAVLDAMRREHASVLFFVPAMLTALLAAQRESIEPAPRLSICLGGAATVSAELIMATERTFGATVVNVFGQTELSPVLTATRPDDSRDDQLGTVGRPLPQVDCKIVDPQSGAVVPVGQPGEICARGYQQMIGYLHDPAATAATVDADGFVHTGDLGVMDERGYLTHTGRLKELIIRGGENIAPAEVEACLADHEMVAEACVIGLPDDRLGEIVAAVVVARGDLPADAAKRLRAHAAKSLTPHKIPQRWFAAGDLPRTPTGKVRKFALPNLIAQGSVRELFREEPDQ, from the coding sequence ATGACCGCCAAACTGCGCAGCCGCCTCGAGCTGTCGTACCTCCCCGCCGATTCCAGCACAAAGCTGGAGGACCACACCGTCGGCGCATTGCTGGCCGAGCGGGCGCAGACGCACGGTGACGTCGCAGCCCTGGTCGGCAGCGCCCACGACGACGGGGCTACGGTGCGGTTGACCTACCGTGAGCTCTTCGACGAGGCCTGCCGCGTCGCCACCGCATTGGCATGTTGCACAGCGCCCGGCGACTATGTCGCGCTGTGGGCGCCAAATGTGGTGGAGTGGCCGGTGATTCAGTACGGGGCAGCACTTGCCGGTGTCGTGCTCGTCGCCTTGAACCCTGCGCTGCGCCCCGCCGAACTGGAATACGCGCTACGGCATTCGCAGGCCAAGGTGCTGATCCACGCCGACCGCAGCCGCAACTACGACACTGCCGCCGCGGTCGGTGAAATCGACACGGATTCGCTCGGTGTGCGCACGATCAGCCTGTCAGCACGCGCCGAGTGGCGAAGCGACGACGTCGACCCGGACGTGATCGCCCGGGCGCCTACCGATCCGGACCAGCCGGTGATGCTGCAGTACACCTCGGGAACCACGGGGACACCCAAAGGGGTGTTGTTGCGCCACCGTTCTCTGGTCAATGTCGCCAAACTGACACTCGAGGCCGCCGGCATCACCGCGGGCGCGGTGACCGTCAACCCGCTGCCGATGTTTCACACGGCGGCCTGCGTGGTCGGCACCCTAGGCCCGCTCTGGATCGGTGGCACCGAGATACTGTTGAGCCGGTTCGAGCCGGCGGCAGTGCTCGACGCCATGCGCCGCGAGCACGCGTCGGTATTGTTCTTCGTGCCCGCCATGCTGACCGCTCTCCTGGCGGCGCAACGCGAATCCATCGAGCCGGCGCCGCGGTTGTCGATCTGTCTGGGCGGTGCCGCCACGGTCTCCGCCGAGCTCATCATGGCCACCGAGCGCACGTTCGGAGCTACCGTGGTCAACGTGTTCGGTCAAACCGAACTTTCGCCGGTGCTCACCGCCACCCGACCCGACGACAGCCGGGACGATCAACTCGGCACGGTAGGCCGGCCGCTTCCGCAGGTCGACTGCAAGATCGTCGACCCGCAGTCCGGCGCGGTCGTGCCGGTGGGCCAGCCGGGGGAGATCTGCGCACGCGGCTATCAACAGATGATCGGCTACTTGCACGACCCCGCCGCCACCGCGGCCACGGTGGATGCCGATGGGTTCGTCCACACCGGAGATCTCGGTGTGATGGACGAACGCGGCTACCTGACCCACACGGGTCGGCTCAAAGAGCTGATCATCCGCGGCGGCGAGAACATCGCCCCCGCCGAAGTAGAGGCGTGCCTGGCCGACCACGAGATGGTCGCGGAAGCCTGCGTGATCGGCCTGCCCGACGACAGGCTGGGCGAGATCGTGGCCGCCGTCGTCGTCGCGCGAGGTGACCTGCCGGCGGATGCGGCGAAGCGATTGCGCGCTCACGCCGCCAAGAGCCTGACGCCGCACAAAATTCCGCAGCGCTGGTTTGCCGCCGGCGATCTGCCGAGAACGCCCACCGGGAAGGTGCGTAAGTTCGCCCTGCCCAACCTGATCGCGCAGGGCAGCGTACGCGAGTTGTTCAGAGAGGAGCCCGACCAGTGA